DNA sequence from the Pedobacter sp. W3I1 genome:
TGTATGCTCCGAACGGATTTGGAAAAACCTCATTTTACGATGCGGTTGAGTGGGCCGTTACAAAATCAATCAATAGATTTTACATCCGTGGGGAAGAGCTAAAAAAACTTGCGGATTTTCAAGCGGTTAAAAACAAAATGCCTTTGATCAGGAATTCAAAATCCAAAGGGCCAACGTTTGTTAAAATCACCTCTGACACAGGATTATTTGCAGAGATCTTCAAAAAAAACGGAAAACAATCTCATGACATTAATTTTAAAAAACCAGTAATACATGATTTCCAGCAGGTTATTCTAAGTCAAGAGTGGATTTCTGCTTTCCTCACTGAAAGTGATGGAGAGCTGCGTTATAAAAAATTTATGGAAAGACCTGATCTCTCAGAGATAAACAAATATTATAACAATATAAAGCTCCAAATTGGCGTACTGGAAAATGAGAAAAATGCTTTAAAGAAAAAGATTGAAGATTTAAGAGATCTAATCATCAATACCGGGGAACAAGACCTCCTTTCAACTGTAAATAAACAAATTGATCTTCTTATTTCTGAACATGACCAGAAAAACCTTTCAAGGATTGACGCTTCAACAACAAAGGAACAGATCAAAAAACTTCAGGATACGATCGTCGACTGCAGAATTTCGATGAATAATCAGCAGGAGCTAAACCTTGTCCTAAAAGATATTATAGTTGCAAGAACCGGTGATGAAAACATCTGTGGCGCCACACAATATTTTGAAACACTGAATGATCTGGAAAATATCCTAAAAGAGATAAACCTTTTATCCGGCCGTATTAAAGGAATTGAAAATCTGCAGGAGCATTCAAATAAGCTTGCCGAATTAAAAAAGAATTCAGTTAAGCTAAACGAACTAAAGATAGTATACCAAAATTATTATCCCAAATTAGAAAAACATGGGTTAACTGCTACTTCAATTAAAGATAAACGGATTGCTATCGAGACACTTGATAAAATTGTTTTTAGCTTAGTAATTAGGATAAGCGGAAATGAGGGTTCGCAGGCAGAGCTACAGACCCAGGTTGATTCCCTTATTGAACAGATCGATTCAACCAACCGACTGATAGCAGAGTTACCGGGAATAATAACTGATTTCAACAAAAATTCGGAAGAAATCCAAGCTGCGCGATTCAGATTGAATGTGATCAAGGAGGATTTAAAAAAGCCCATAGAACAGATCAAAGACTTGGAATCTTCTATATCCGCGACAACGAATATATTAAAGCAACTACGGGAAAATATATACTCAAAAGAGTCGGTGGCCAATGATCCAGATCTTGAAGCCCGGATAGTTATCCTAGGTGAACTGGAGAAAAGTCTAAACACTGAAAGAAACAAATTATCCGAGCAAACAAATCTTATTGAACAGCAGCAGATACTGAATTCAAATATCCAGGAATTTATCCAGGCAGGTTTAGGAATTGTTAATGAAAGAAAAAAATCAGATTGTCCGCTATGTGAACATCAGTACAATTCGTACAATGAATTATTAAGTAAAATCACCGGTAATACAGCTTTAAGCGAAAATCTAAAAAAAATGCTCTCCGATCAGAATGATCTGAAAGTATCAATTGAAAATATTGAGAACCAGATTAAAACCGAAAAGGCCATACTTGAAAGTTTTTACAACCTGGATATCCTGGAGGCAGAAGAAAAGAAGAAAATATTACAAAATAAAATAGACTCTTTTAAACCCGAATCCGAGAGATTGGTAAACAGGATTGAAGAATTGAATAGTAAACTGACTGAAGCTAATATCAAATTATCCGGGTTTAGTTCCAGTGAACGTGAACATACCCTAAAAGTGGAACATGACAGGCTCACTAATTTAAAAAATCAGATTGTAAAAAGTCTCAACGACGTTAAGACAAAGCTATTCGCGGATCAGGCAGAGTTATCCTCTTCCCAATCAAAAACTGAGCTATTAAAGAATGAGATTAGTGAGTTAGAAAAGATGGATGATTACATTGAGATAATGCAACTCTTTGGAATGGTATGGCCTGGAGAAGAAATTAATCGGACTGCGATAGACAAACACAGCCAAGGACTGACAGAAGAGTTGGAAAAAAATCTTAAACTAGAACAGGAAACAGAGGCCAATCTGAAAACCCAGGAAAAAAAATTATCTCAATATAAACTGGAGGATTTAATCACTAGGTTAAATGACATGCAACAAAAACGAGTGGATGCGAATCAGAAGACTGAGCGTTACGTTAATTTCTTAAACAAAAAACTGAGTATCAATAATACAGGACTTGATAGATGGCAGCTTTCTACTTTGATTGACAATAAAGAAAAGGAAATTAATGCTAAGGTCAGAAAGAATAAGGATTTAATAGATAGTTATGATAAACTAAATGGATACTGTGATAACATAGAAGGGTTTCTTTTATCGGAAGGTGCAAAAAGTGAGATTAAAAAATTTGAAAAAGAACTGAATTTATTAACCGACAAGGTTGATCCCTTACTTCAAGAAGAAAAGCTAAAAACCAAGACTTTTCTACAGACAAAAATCCAAGAGTTTTTTTATGAAAAGCTGATCAATGATCTGTACAAAAAAATTGACCCCCATCCTGAGTTTAAAGAGGTTCAGTTTCAGGCTGATTTTGAGTCCGATTCCGCAAGGCTTGATGTATTTGTTAAGAGCGGGGTTGGTGAGACCATGTTGATACCAAACCTATATTTTAGCACCGCCCAGATTAATATCCTAAGTTTAAGCATCTTTCTGGCAACAGCACTTAATTCCCCAAAATACGACTGCATATTCATTGATGACCCCATTCAATCAATGGATAGTATAAATGTTCTTTCCACTATTGATCTTTTTAGAAGTATTGTGGTTAATCATAAAAAGCAGATCATTTTATCTACTCATGATGAAAATTTTCATAATCTATTGCAAAAAAAATTGCCACCTGAAAAATTCAAATCTAAATTCCTTGAGCTTGAAAGCTTTGGGAAGTTGAAAAATTAAATTTTTCTGACCCAAATCTTGCGAAACAGGCTCTAGATAATGTAGATTATACCCGCTTGCTGGAAAAAAAATAAGCGTGAAGGGGGCCAAGCCCCCCGCTTCAATACCATCACTATTATGGTATAATCTATAAATCTGTACATTTACAATAGGAATTCGCATTTAAAATCAATAAAGGTGAGGATTTGGTATCTCAAGTCATAAACAGAATTACAATTTACTGATTTACAATAAATCGAAAGGTTCGACACCCTTTCGTTCCAACACTGTACTATTTCACAAAAAGGCTCCTCAATCCTGAAAGCGCTAGTTTAGATAAAGTACAGACCAGTAAGTTTGCAGCGCGAAAATAGCAAATACCATCCGGATTCAAAAAATGGTAAGTCGGGAATCAATCTTGCTGTCGGAGAAAGAAGCTGCATCCTCTTTGGAACAAAAGATATAGCAGATTGCCCAGTCCTTTAGGAGACAGCCAAAAACAACCCAACTCCTAACAACCCTAACTAAACCCAGCAACAAACATTATTCTCCGAATCTCCAATTGTTAAAATTAATTGTAACAAGACATTATATCCAATATTTGTTATAATTGCATATACAATTATTAAAATGTTAAAACAGCGCTCCAAAAACACGATCCAACTATTCAGTTGTGGCATCCTTATATCTTCTTTTTTCATTTTGTCATGCCAAAAACCAAGAACAGAGCCAGGGCCAACAATCCCTTCACCTGGTGCTACCGCGACAACAGTTAGCACATTTGCCGGGATTTTTGTAGCGGACATGAACAAACTAAAATCCCCGAACGGCATAGTCGCAGACGCTAACGGCAACGTATTTGTAGCAGATGAAGGAAAATACTGCATCAGGAAGATTGCACCGGACGGAACTGCTTCAATTTTGGCCGGGAGTATAACTGGTATCGCTGGCCATAAGGACGGCAAGGGAACAGACGCAATTTTTAGTAATATCTCGGGCATGGTACTCGACCGGTTCGGAAATATTCTGGCCGTAGATTGCGGAACAGGATACATACGTAAAATTACGCCGGACGGAACGGTGTCCACCATTGCCGGAAACGGTGTACAAACATCTGGAAATGGTCCTTTGGCAATTGTAAACGGACCGGCACTTTCAGTTTCATTCACATTTCCAAGAGGTATAGGCATAGATTCAAAAGGGAATATCTATGTCACCGATAATAATTCATTGATTAGAAAACTAGATGCGACAGGCAATGTAAGCACCTTTGCAGGAGGCGTAAACCAGGGAAACCGTGATGGTCTGGGTACAGCGGCCTTATTTAATGCCCCCCAAGATATCGCAATAGATGCAGCAGATAATCTTTTCATAACAGACAGGCAGAACCATAGCATCAGGAAGATCGATAAAACGGCAACGTATCCACGTTGGCCGGAACCGGCCAGCCAGGGTCTGCCAATGGTAGTGGCAATGTAGCATCGTTTAAATTCCCGATGGGATTAACCATCGATGCTACAGGTAATCTATATGCGGCTGACTCTGGAAACCAGACAATCAGAAAAATCACCCCAACAGGATCGGTCACCACTTATGCAGGGACCGGTAGCAGTGGCGTGGTTAATGGCCCGGTCAGAACGGCAAGTTTTAATAATCCGGTATCTGTTGAACTGACTTCAGACGGTACCATGTATGTTGGTGATGCAAACAATTTCCAGATAAGAAAAATTTCAGCTGATCAGGTAGTCAGTACTATTTTGGGGGATTTTACGCCGACCGACGGTACGGGAACCACAGTCTATTTCAGACACCCGAGTGGAATGTCCACTGACGATCAGGGCAATCTATTTGTAGCCGATGGAGGGAATAACATGATCCGCAAAATCAGCCCATCGGGAAATGTTACTTTTGTTGCCGGAAAAGTACAACCAGGCTACAGCGACGGCCCGGGTTCAAATGCCAGCTTCTTAAATCCGGTTGGTTTATCTATCAATGCCAAGAATGAAATTTTTGTTGCAGATTCAGGCAACTATGCCATTCGCAAAATCAGTATATCCGGTGCAGTTACCTCAGTAATCAAGAGTAAGCCCTACGGAATTACCGCACCAACAGGTATTTTTGTGGATAAAAACGATCAGATCTTCTTTTCCGATAGCGGATATGGCTGGATCTATAAGCTCAGTGCCACGGGAGATATTATCCAACTGGCCTCGGGAACCCCAGGGCCCAGTGGTTTATTTTGGCAACAACCTTATCAGATCTGGGTAGATGATAAAGGTTACATTTATCTGGCCGATTCCGGCAATCACCGTATCTGTAAATCAGTTAATGACAGTGGTTCTTTTACAGTGCTCGCAGGGATGCAGAGCGCCGGAAATTTTGCGATTTATGGCCGGGGGGATGGCTTGGGCACAACTGCAACATTTTACAATCCCAAGGGAATCGTGATGGACAGGGAAGCCAATCTATATGTTGCAGATGCATCGAACAATGTGATCAGAAAAATTTCAAGTACCGGCATGGTCACAACTTTGGCCGGTTCAGGCATCAAGGGACACTCAGACGGTGCCGCATTAACAGCAACGTTTAACCATCCGGCGGGATTGGCACTAAGTCCTGACCAAACCATCTTATATGTTTCAGACCAAGGAAATAATTTAATCAGAAAAATCACGCTGGGCAAATAGCGCAAACTATCTCAACGGCTGCATAACCGTCGATAAAAATACCTCACATTAAAGCATAATTTCTATATTAGAAAAACAAAAAACGATACCGTGTTTAATCTCTTTAAGAAAAACAACAACAGCAACATTCAACAGGAATGGCAAACAAAAGGCGCAGAATATGCCAGCGCCGTAAACGAAATGGTCCGCTTTGCAGAAGAACATGGTTGGGACAACTGGAAAGGCAAAGACCCGAGCGATGATCGGGAACACCTTGCCGAAGCGGTACTGGCCCTGCTAAAAGAAGCCAATGAAAGGGGAGAAACTCAAAAATTCAGGCAGGATTTCCCACCTGCACATGCACCCCTGACCGGCCTGATGAACAACAATTCACAAAGCATCTGCCAACTCCAGTTCATCGAAGGGCAAAAGATCGTTTTCCTTACCGGATCCCCATATGAGCAGCGACAGGCCTTTTTGCTAAACGGCAGTGAACTCCTGGAGCTGGATGAAAATATCCGCGCCATCGGCAAATCCAAAATCGGAGCGGTATTTGCCATTGCGGTAAAGAACAAGATTACCACAACCCAAGGCTGGCAGGGCGAAATAATCGCAGAATTTACGCTCAGCGAAGATTCAGGTCACGGCATTACCGAAATGATCCCCTTCAACGACGGCAAAAAAATCTTACTGACAACCGCTGAAGGCATCTTCATCCTGTCCTGCCAAGGAGAACAGATGATCCATCCGGTAGCAGATGAAGATGATGAGGAATGGAGCCCTAACATTGATATGGAAAATGCCACCATATCTGATGACAACCAGCTCATCATAGCAGGCGATCAGTGCAGCGATCACCGTATTCTCGATCCCGAAGGCAGCCAAATTGGTACAGTCGGACCACAATCCTCCTACCCACACTACTGCCTGTTCTCCAAAGATGGCAGCCAGCTGCTGACCAATTCCTGCCATTTCTACAATGGGATCAGCATCGGCGTAGATACGAACAAACTGAACGGCATCTCAATACCTGCCTATGAAGAAAACGGGGATTTTACTCTACTGGATGACCAGATGCGCGTTTATTCGGGAGTAGCAGCCTCTACATATTATATCCTTGGTGATGCCTATGGCTACATCAGGGCAATCGACAAAGATGGAAAAACCTTATGGAGGCACCATCTGGGCTCTAGCATTAGCGGCATGGCCATTTGCAACGACGAGCAGACCCTTTGGGTGGGCTCCCACTCCGGGATGCTCCATAAGCTCCACCTGGGCAAGGGCCAGGACAGCCATACCATAGGAGACGCCAACCATTCAGAGGAATTCAGGATATTTTTTTGGAAAACTGAACCCAAGCCTTTGTTTTGGTAACAGCCAAACCTGCAAAACTATGATACTTGCGGCTTTTGTATTTAAATAGCTTAAAGAATTAAGAATTTATGGTTCTTCCTCATTTTCTCTAAAATATGCAGTGTAGATTATAAAAAAAGCGCCTCAATCCTGAAAGCGCTAGTTTAGATAAAAAGTGCAGACCTATAGGTTTGCATCGCGAAAATAGAAAATAGCTCGAAAATAGAGGAAGCTTAGGCCAAAAAATTATTAATTAATATCCCTGTCTTGCATACAAACTCTCCTGTCAGGGACAGACGCGGCATCCTTTTGGAACAAAAGATACAGCAGATGGCCCGGCCCGCAGGGGACAGCCAACAACAACTCACCCCCCTTCTTAATACCAACCAAACAACACCCCATTTTACTGACACAAACAAACAAACCATCTTCTAGCTAATTGCCAGGCCAAAATGTGCGATATTAGATGACGAATTTCCTTGGAGAATTTTTGTTCTTAACATTTTTGCTGTTGCGATTCTGACTGTGGGACTTTTATCAGCTGTTTATGCCTCGTACTTGAACCCTGAATGCAGAACTATGGCTAGTAACTTGTCCGCATTCATAAATGGTTTTGCGACGATACTAATGTTTGCTTTTATAGATCCGCATCTATCAGTAATGACTGATGACATTATGCTAGGAAAATGTTCGGAGGCAACTCTTAGAAATATATCGTTTATATGACATTTGCCCTGCTAATTGGAACTCTAGTGGCACAAGTCTTATTTTTACCCGTTGCAGAAGTCCTAGCGTGGGCTGCATCTTCGGTATAATGTAAATGTAAGCTCAAAAGATCAATTTCATTAGGAAGAAAATGACAGTCTCATTAAACGAAAGTAAGGATTCCTGGGATCAATATTAGGAAAGGACAATAGCAGGAGCATTTAGTCAGTTAAAAATCCTACATTAACTTATGCTTAAATATTTAGAAATGAGTTCAGAATCTCCACTTAATTCTTACGTACGTAAGTTCTGGATCCTTGATAATTCCGAATCAGGATTAGTGGCAACCACAAAACACGCGCTTCCAAATACTTGCATTACGATTGCAATTATACATGGAGATGGTTTAATAATAGATTTCCCAAATAACCCTATCTCCATTGCTAGGGGTAGCTACCTAGTAGGGGAGATCACAAAGGCGACAGGTGTAATGGTATTGCCATATACCAAAGCCTTTATGGTTCAGCTCAATCCCTGGGCCGCCACTTTATTGAGCAACTGCTCGTTTCATGAGCTAACGAACCAATTTGCTGCTATAGCAGATATCAATAGAGAGTTGGCCCGATCCTTCATTGACATTAACGTGCTTGATAATAAGGGGACAAAACAGCAGATTCTAAAGGCACTTGAACTTTATCTGTATCCTACGGGTGCCTCTACCCTTATTGCCAGTTGCTTTAATCTTTTTGAATCCCATTCCCCGTTTATTCCCCTGAAGATAGCTGCCCTGTCCGATCATACAGGATATACTGTTAGGGGAATAGAAAAAAAATTCCGCCGGCATGTTGGCCTGACCCCGAAGCAGGCTTTTACTATAATGAAGGTCAGGTCGGTAGTAAACGAGCTGATTTCATCAACAGGCAATCTGTCATTAACGGCATTAGCGTATAAATATGGGTACACCGATCAATCTCACTTCACCAGATCCTACTTTTGTATTATGGACAGCTTGCCCTCCAAATTCAATAAGTTGCAGTATATACTGCCATTGCAAACCTGATTGTTCGCTTTTATACAATTTATCGAGATTAGGTTATACTAGCTTTGAGTTTAATTTATCCAGAAATGAAAAAAACTAGTCCAATCATATGTTCCTTGTATATACTATTAGGTTTGACATCTTGTGCTATCAAGAGATCAGCACAGCACAAGGATCAACGGATAACACAAGAACTGCATCGGGCAATGGAAAAAGTAAGTTTGCCGGGAATGGCAGTTGTAATGGTTAACGACAAACGTATTATTTACGGGCACTGCTTTGGTAAGGCTGATCTAGCAGCTGGGAAACCTTATTCACTGTATACAACTCAAGAGATTGGGTCTGTCAGTAAAATGATATTGTCTGTTGCACTAATGAAAGCTATCGAGCTTGGCTATTTTACACTCGAAACAGACATTAACTCGCTACTTCCGTTCAAAGTTGTTAACCCGTATGAACCTAACCATCCTATTACAGTCAGAGAACTGGCCACACATACTTCTGGTATCATAGATAATCCACGCATTTATATTAACACATACCGCTTCAATCTACATCTGAGATCATACAGCCCTGCGTCTCTAGTTCCATTGCAGGCGTTAGGTTATAAACAGACTCTTGCAGATACAACACTCAGGGAATTTTGCTTTAACTATTTGGCGGAAAAAGGGATCTACTATAGTCCTGAGAATTTTGTATACACCACATCAGGGAGAACCTCATCTTACAGCAACATCGCAACTGCATTAATTGCTTACTTAATAGAAATCAAATCTGGTGCTTCTTACAGCGCCTTTACTGCTAGGCATATATTCAAACCGCTGCATATGAACCATTCAGCGTGGTTCTTGGCTGACCTGAAAATAAATAATCTAGCCCAACTCTACTACAACAATGATGTGAATTTTCCGGTATATGACCTGGTAACCTATCCGGATGGTGGGTTAAAAACCAACGCTTCGGATTTAAGCAAGTTTTTGATCGACATGATCAGGGGCTTCTCAGGCAGATCTGCTGTTCTGCAACCGGAGTCATTCCGGATTATGTTTACACCACAGTTTTCAAGCAACAATACACCAGCAAAATTAAGTTTGGCTAAAAGAAATAAAGGTATCTTGTGGAATTTATATAACAATGGTACCATTGGCCACGATGGGGATGATCCTGGGGTTAGCTCGTTCCTCGCATTTAATCCTTCAACAGGCTTGGGTGGATTCTTTTTATGTAATAAGTACATGGATGATAAAAGCATAATTACCGATATTATAACAAAGGCCATAGCTAGATAATTTTACGAAACAGGTAATTTTATATAAAATCGATTTTAAGGCCAAAATATACCGCGCAGTTAAGTTTATTGATATATTTAATAATAATAAATTACAGATTAACATCACAGCGGCAGGACAGCGATGGTCAATTATTGTTTAATAAGCTTGTGCAGACATTGAGTGATTAACATACACTGTTTGAGGTGCTGGCGTCCAAGAAATATTAGAGGTAAAAGTAATCACGAGTGCTACCGATCCGTTGATTGTAGTTCCCCCGGTTGTAATCGAATAGGTTACCTGTGCATTTCTTTGCAAGTTCCTTGTAATTGTTTAAGGTGGCAGTAATCTGATTAAAAGCGTATCAAAACGCAGATTATCGTAAATCATGAAAGAGTGAGTTAATTTAGGGCAATGTAAAGATTTATTTTAAGCGACAGAAGAATTTTATATTATTGATGCCCCTGTTTTAAAGTTTACTTCTCTTCCCATTTTTTGCCCAATGCTGCTTTTTTAAATCTCGGAAAAATAGTCAGATCAAAATACTTAACCCTTCTCCCACCTTTAAGATAATTTGAATAATCGGCATATAACTTCAAATCTTCCCCAATGCCTACCGCATCTTCCGGATGGTTATCCAAGTAATCTGCAAAATCCGCTTTTAAGGTGACCAATTTGCTTATCGAAAATTTATCACCCGATAGCGCTGTCGATACCAATTTGTTTACCATTGTACCCATTCCTCCATATTGCCCTTTGTCAACTACAAAGTTCTGGTATTCGGCATAAACCTGAGCAAAAGCTTTTTTATCCGGTGGCGCCGGCCTGAATATCATAGAATCAGGCGAGCGGTATAATTTTCCATTTTTAGCATAGATAGTTTGGCGGTACGCAGGCAGGTCAAGCCGGCTCCAATCCCTATTTACTCCATCATATACCGATATCTTCCGCTTTTTATCAACCACTATTTTTTTGCCAGAATAAGAAAGCTGAATATTGTAGTCATCCTTTAATAATTTTTCTCCTGTTTTGCAGTCTACCAATGTACCTTCTCCTCCATGAAACCTACTCTTGATATACGCTGTCCAGCTCAACGACACAGTCGTTGTATCGATCACCGTAATCGTACCGACCTTGCAAATGACGACACTGTCACCTATCGCATCAACAGGACATAGCTCTATCATTGATTTTTCGGATAGGGCACAATCACACGGCCCATTATAAACCTGTTTATGTTTTTTTATGTTATGTGTGTCTTTTTCCTGATTGCAAGCCAGCAGTAGCATACTTACACCAAATAGGTAAGATAAAAATTTTGGATTCAAGAGCAATAAGATTTTAAGTGTTAAACACAAAATTATTTCAATTAATCTGAAAGATACAAAATTTAAAAAATTAATATTGTTTTATCAGATGATATCATCGCTTGTAATCGATAATTATCACGCGCATTATAATGACAACGAGATTTTTGCCAGAAATTTGATCAATTTTATAAGGAAATGAAAAAGCATCGATTAGAACTAAGTTTAGGGATATGGGGATTTGAAGACATTACCCATGAGGAACTAACTGAATTAGTCGGGGTAAAGGCTATAAAAGAATATTTTAAAGGCCGTCCGGTTAATAAAAAACTGCCAAACGGAAAAATATCCAAGGAAAACGGGTGGATCATTGGTCCATCAGAACTTGCTAAAAACAGTGATTTCGACGCCCAAATGGAGTATTTTATGGATATTGCAGAGGCGAAAATAGATGTGCTTAATATTCTATGCAGTAAATATCTTTGTGAATTTTCCTGCGCCGTTTTCTTAGAAGCTGAAAGCGAGGAAAGTACACCATGGGTTCATTTGGGAGACCGTTATAATAAAATTTTCGGGAATTGAACGTACATTTTGATCTGGACTTATACCAGTAATGTGCTTTTATGAAGATATCCCTACTGGCCTACTCCATAAGAAACAACCTCTTTGTTATTTTCGTTCTCTTACAGCAGAATTTTAGCAGCTCAGCCCATAAATCAAGTCATCCCTTTTTACAGCCCTAACAGAAAGCACTCCCCCTGTCAGGAACAGACGCGGCATCCTTTTGGAACAAAAGATATAGCAAATGGCCCGGTCCGCAGGGGACAGGCAAAAAACAATCGAAACAGAATCTGCCTTGTCCCCCCCACTTACCTCCTCCTATCCCTTCACCGCATAAACTCCTCAAACTCCTTCCGCTGCATTCTCCTTTATCCCTATTCCAAAAAAAAGCAACCACAAGAAGCACCCAACAACCCTTAGCCATTGACACCAACAAAATTGAAACCGGATACTTCGCCCCAAGCGCACCAATCATACAGCAAAAGCTAACAAAAACATTCAGTATAAATTTCCCGGACCAGTTCATAACAATTAACAAGTCGGACTAACCACCAGAAAGTTGGTACATGATCAAGTCAAAGAACTTAAGTAACCGAAAATAAGACCTGCCACTAAACTGATGAAAACAAACCTTAAGCACCGAATGGACGAATCCAATACAATCCCAGAAAGTTGGTAAAAGGTTTTAGAAACAAATAGGATGTATATTCCAAAACAATTATGTATCTTGAGAACGCGACATCAAAGCAAAATGGAAAACTTCGGATCCATCAATTGAACTAACATTATGAAAAAATTAACCTCTTCATTAATACTAACCTTTGCATTTATATGCATTTTTACTTCACTTTTGAACGCCCAGGAATCCCGACCCGGCTTCCACATTAGCGGCCTGATCCGTGATATCCCAGACAGCACTTATGTAGAATTAATTGATATTGAATCTCAATCCTGCATCGCTAAGGCACACACCAAATCCGGCAGGTTCGATTTGCACGGAGAGGTAGAGGCGCCAACCCCTAGCTGGTTAGTCATTGGCGAAGAATATGCAATCATCCAAGTCGAAAATTTAAAAATGGATTTTTCTTCACCAGCAACCAATATGCGGCTTGAAAGCAAAACATCCGGCGGCAGAGAGCAAAGATTACAGACTTCATTGGATGCACTCCAAAGACCTATCGAGCTAACAACAATTTCAATCGCTAAGAAAATTAAAGATAGTGTAGCAATGAGCGGCCAAAGAAAAGAAGAACTGAAAATGCAAATGACCAAATTAACGCATGAAATTCAAC
Encoded proteins:
- a CDS encoding AAA family ATPase — encoded protein: MKIKSVEISAFRIYDDPKNANFDFSDNTGDIADFVSLYAPNGFGKTSFYDAVEWAVTKSINRFYIRGEELKKLADFQAVKNKMPLIRNSKSKGPTFVKITSDTGLFAEIFKKNGKQSHDINFKKPVIHDFQQVILSQEWISAFLTESDGELRYKKFMERPDLSEINKYYNNIKLQIGVLENEKNALKKKIEDLRDLIINTGEQDLLSTVNKQIDLLISEHDQKNLSRIDASTTKEQIKKLQDTIVDCRISMNNQQELNLVLKDIIVARTGDENICGATQYFETLNDLENILKEINLLSGRIKGIENLQEHSNKLAELKKNSVKLNELKIVYQNYYPKLEKHGLTATSIKDKRIAIETLDKIVFSLVIRISGNEGSQAELQTQVDSLIEQIDSTNRLIAELPGIITDFNKNSEEIQAARFRLNVIKEDLKKPIEQIKDLESSISATTNILKQLRENIYSKESVANDPDLEARIVILGELEKSLNTERNKLSEQTNLIEQQQILNSNIQEFIQAGLGIVNERKKSDCPLCEHQYNSYNELLSKITGNTALSENLKKMLSDQNDLKVSIENIENQIKTEKAILESFYNLDILEAEEKKKILQNKIDSFKPESERLVNRIEELNSKLTEANIKLSGFSSSEREHTLKVEHDRLTNLKNQIVKSLNDVKTKLFADQAELSSSQSKTELLKNEISELEKMDDYIEIMQLFGMVWPGEEINRTAIDKHSQGLTEELEKNLKLEQETEANLKTQEKKLSQYKLEDLITRLNDMQQKRVDANQKTERYVNFLNKKLSINNTGLDRWQLSTLIDNKEKEINAKVRKNKDLIDSYDKLNGYCDNIEGFLLSEGAKSEIKKFEKELNLLTDKVDPLLQEEKLKTKTFLQTKIQEFFYEKLINDLYKKIDPHPEFKEVQFQADFESDSARLDVFVKSGVGETMLIPNLYFSTAQINILSLSIFLATALNSPKYDCIFIDDPIQSMDSINVLSTIDLFRSIVVNHKKQIILSTHDENFHNLLQKKLPPEKFKSKFLELESFGKLKN
- a CDS encoding SBBP repeat-containing protein, whose translation is MNKLKSPNGIVADANGNVFVADEGKYCIRKIAPDGTASILAGSITGIAGHKDGKGTDAIFSNISGMVLDRFGNILAVDCGTGYIRKITPDGTVSTIAGNGVQTSGNGPLAIVNGPALSVSFTFPRGIGIDSKGNIYVTDNNSLIRKLDATGNVSTFAGGVNQGNRDGLGTAALFNAPQDIAIDAADNLFITDRQNHSIRKIDKTATYPRWPEPASQGLPMVVAM
- a CDS encoding lipid II flippase family protein encodes the protein MGLLSAVYASYLNPECRTMASNLSAFINGFATILMFAFIDPHLSVMTDDIMLGKCSEATLRNISFI
- a CDS encoding helix-turn-helix domain-containing protein: MLKYLEMSSESPLNSYVRKFWILDNSESGLVATTKHALPNTCITIAIIHGDGLIIDFPNNPISIARGSYLVGEITKATGVMVLPYTKAFMVQLNPWAATLLSNCSFHELTNQFAAIADINRELARSFIDINVLDNKGTKQQILKALELYLYPTGASTLIASCFNLFESHSPFIPLKIAALSDHTGYTVRGIEKKFRRHVGLTPKQAFTIMKVRSVVNELISSTGNLSLTALAYKYGYTDQSHFTRSYFCIMDSLPSKFNKLQYILPLQT
- a CDS encoding serine hydrolase domain-containing protein, which codes for MEKVSLPGMAVVMVNDKRIIYGHCFGKADLAAGKPYSLYTTQEIGSVSKMILSVALMKAIELGYFTLETDINSLLPFKVVNPYEPNHPITVRELATHTSGIIDNPRIYINTYRFNLHLRSYSPASLVPLQALGYKQTLADTTLREFCFNYLAEKGIYYSPENFVYTTSGRTSSYSNIATALIAYLIEIKSGASYSAFTARHIFKPLHMNHSAWFLADLKINNLAQLYYNNDVNFPVYDLVTYPDGGLKTNASDLSKFLIDMIRGFSGRSAVLQPESFRIMFTPQFSSNNTPAKLSLAKRNKGILWNLYNNGTIGHDGDDPGVSSFLAFNPSTGLGGFFLCNKYMDDKSIITDIITKAIAR
- a CDS encoding DUF4279 domain-containing protein, with the protein product MKKHRLELSLGIWGFEDITHEELTELVGVKAIKEYFKGRPVNKKLPNGKISKENGWIIGPSELAKNSDFDAQMEYFMDIAEAKIDVLNILCSKYLCEFSCAVFLEAESEESTPWVHLGDRYNKIFGN